The following proteins are encoded in a genomic region of Pagrus major chromosome 16, Pma_NU_1.0:
- the LOC141010488 gene encoding fatty acid-binding protein, liver-like, protein MTTRTTNILQQSTRAAGMDFNGTWQVYHEENLEDFLKVVGAPEMIVKMRKDAKPVIVIEQNGKDFKLTMKTAVCTKSNSFSIGKESEITAVDGRKFKCTVREEDGKLITETGKFTSVREIQGEEMVETITAGSVTFICRSKRV, encoded by the exons ATGACAACAAGAACCACAAACATCCTCCAGCAGTCGACACGAGCAGCAGGCATGGACTTCAACGGCACCTGGCAAGTTTATCATGAGGAAAACCTGGAGGATTTCTTAAAAGTAGTAG GTGCTCCTGAAATGATTGTGAAAATGAGAAAGGACGCCAAGCCGGTGATAGTGATCGAGCAGAACGGCAAAGACTTCAAATTGACAATGAAGACTGCCGTCTGCACCAAATCCAACTCCTTCAGCATCGGGAAGGAGTCAGAGATAACAGCTGTGGATGGAAGGAAGTTTAAG TGCACCGTCAGAGAGGAGGACGGGAAGCTGATTACTGAGACTGGAAAGTTCACCTCTGTCAGAGAGATCCAAGGGGAGGAAATGGTTGAG ACCATCACTGCCGGCTCTGTAACTTTCATTTGCAGAAGCAAACGAGTCTGA
- the LOC141010588 gene encoding uncharacterized protein → MARYMRPPNTSLFVRNISDESRPEDLRREFGRYGPIVDVYIPLDFYTRQPRGFAYIQFEDVRDAEDALHSLDRKWVCGRQIEIQFAQGDRKTPNQMKSKERRSPGRSSRYDDYDRDGRRRRSRSRSYDRYRSRSPSYDRHRRRSESPRESRGRMYGRGRSRSREDDRYRQRPRRESRGRSRSRSKSASPRENANPASTSHYTEEEVRRTHSPSHSRSRSASRSRSRSRSRSRSWAGRKSGGR, encoded by the exons ATGGCCAGATACATGAGGCCCCCAAACACGTCTTTGTTTGTCAGAAACATCTCCGATGAATCCAG GCCTGAGGATTTGCGACGTGAGTTTGGCCGCTATGGGCCGATAGTAGATGTCTACATCCCACTTGACTTCTATACACGTCAACCAAGAGGATTTGCATACATTCA ATTTGAGGATGTGCGTGATGCAGAAGATGCTCTTCACAGCCTGGACAGGAAGTGGGTGTGTGGCCGGCAGATTGAAATCCAGTTCGCCCAGGGTGACCGGAAGA CACCAAACCAGATGAAGTCGAAGGAGAGGCGTTCTCCGGGCAGATCCTCTCGATACGACGATTACGACCGAGACGGCCGGCGCCGACGTTCACGCAGCCGCAGCTACGACCGATACAGATCGCGCAGCCCGTCTTATGATCGCCATCGCAGACGATCAGAGAGTCCCCGAGA ATCTCGTGGACGGATGTatggaagaggaagaagcaggaGCCGTGAGGACGACAG ATACAGGCAGAGGCCTCGGAGAGAGTCCAGAGGAAGATCTCGATCACGCTCGAAATCTGCATCCCCACGAGAAAACGCCAACCCAGCATCAACCTCCCATTACACTGAGGAAGAGGTGCGACGGACACACTCCCCATCCCACTCCAGGTCCCGGTCCGCATCAAGATCGCGCTCCCGTTCACGTTCTCGGTCACGATCCTGGGCTGGACGCAAGTCAGGAGGACGCTAG
- the LOC141010679 gene encoding gap junction alpha-9 protein-like produces MGDWNFLGGILEEVHIHSTMVGKIWLTILFIFRMLVLGVAAEDVWNDEQSDFICNTEQPGCRNVCYDQAFPISLIRYWVLQVIFVSSPSLVYMGHAIYQLRALEKERHCKKVALRREIEAVDAELVEVRRRIEKEMRQLEQGKLNKAPLRGSLLCTYVAHIVTRSVVEVSFMMGQYMIYGHRLRPLYKCEREPCPNVVDCFVSRPTEKTVFMMFMQLIACLSLFLSVLEIIHLGFKKIKKGILDFYPHLKDDLDDYYVNKSKKNSVVHQVSMGTSVGRKTTIPTAPCGYTLLLEKQGNGPTYPLLNASSAFVPIQGDPGAKPDSHKDSKEGVPSPTEQNSNSNNTSSETRSPPADKQEEPEESSPHHEDMECANSEYPTLPVADTSSCTTLSGIGRKPRRVSPPWNCSTLVEGNGSDSGDSYHGGNSIKLRSSCVGPRARMLSKSDIKRPSRSQSPDSAGELSSVSRHSRESNSPTASSPNRRVSAASSGSSRRAPTDLQI; encoded by the coding sequence ATGGGAGACTGGAACTTCCTTGGAGGGATTCTGGAGGAGGTGCACATCCACTCCACCATGGTGGGCAAGATCTGGCTCACCATCCTGTTCATATTCCGGATGTTGGTGCTGGGCGTAGCGGCAGAGGACGTGTGGAACGACGAGCAGTCGGACTTCATCTGCAACACCGAGCAACCCGGCTGCCGCAATGTCTGCTACGACCAGGCCTTCCCCATCTCCCTTATCCGCTACTGGGTGCTGCAGGTGATCTTTGTGTCCTCGCCCTCCCTTGTGTACATGGGCCACGCCATCTACCAGCTGCGAGCTCTGGAGAAGGAGCGCCACTGCAAGAAGGTGGCTCTCCGTCGGGAGATTGAGGCGGTGGATGCGGAGCTGGTGGAAGTGCGGAGGAGGATTGAGAAGGAGATGAGGCAGCTGGAGCAGGGGAAGCTCAACAAAGCACCTCTAAGGGGGTCTCTGTTGTGCACTTATGTGGCCCACATTGTCACCCGCTCCGTGGTGGAGGTGAGCTTCATGATGGGCCAGTACATGATCTACGGGCACCGCCTGAGACCTCTTTACAAGTGTGAGAGGGAGCCATGTCCAAACGTGGTGGACTGCTTCGTCTCCAGGCCCACTGAGAAAACTGTTTTCATGATGTTCATGCAGCTGATCGcctgcctctccctcttcctcagCGTTCTTGAGATCATACACCTGGGATTCAAGAAGATTAAGAAGGGCATCCTGGACTTCTACCCACACCTGAAGGACGATCTTGATGATTATTACGTCAACAAGTCAAAAAAGAACTCAGTTGTTCATCAGGTTTCCATGGGCACGTCTGTGGGTCGCAAGACTACCATTCCTACAGCACCATGTGGATACACATTACTGCTGGAGAAGCAGGGTAATGGTCCTACATACCCTCTTCTTAATGCCTCCTCTGCCTTCGTCCCAATACAAGGGGACCCTGGTGCAAAGCCAGACAGCCACAAAGACAGCAAGGAGGGAGTGCCGAGCCcaacagagcaaaacagcaaCTCCAACAACACAAGCAGCGAGACCCgctctcctcctgcagacaaacaggaagagcCAGAGGAATCTTCACCCCATCATGAGGACATGGAGTGTGCCAACTCAGAGTATCCCACTCTCCCTGTGGCAGACACCTCCTCCTGCACGACACTGTCAGGCATTGGGAGGAAGCCACGGAGGGTCAGTCCACCGTGGAACTGCTCCACTCTGGTGGAGGGGAACGGCTCAGACAGTGGAGACTCCTACCACGGGGGCAACAGCATCAAGCTACGCAGCAGCTGTGTCGGCCCCCGAGCGAGGATGCTCTCTAAATCAGACATTAAGAGACCGAGCAGGTCCCAGAGTCCCGACTCTGCCGGGGAGCTGAGCTCTGTGTCTCGACATAGTCGTGAGAGCAACAGCCCCACCGCCTCATCTCCAAACCGACGGGTGTCAGCAGcgagcagtggcagcagcagacGAGCTCCGACTGATCTGCAGATTTAA
- the mycbp gene encoding C-Myc-binding protein: MAHYRASESKREQFRRYLEKSGVLDTITSVLVALYEETDKPNNALDFIKLHLGVTGPEPTDAESLRMELADLQQKCNLLMEENKELRNRLMQYEPSPENGAAE, encoded by the exons ATGGCCCATTACAGA GCCTCAGAATCGAAGCGAGAACAGTTCAGAAGATATCTGGAGAAATCTGGGGTCCTTGACACCATAACAAGCG TTTTAGTGGCACTTTATGAAGAGACTGACAAACCCAACAATGCACTGGA TTTCATTAAGCTTCACCTCGGCGTGACTGGTCCAGAGCCAACAGACGCTGAGTCCCTTCGCATGGAGCTGGCTGATCTACAACAGAAATGCAACCTGCTCATGGAGGAGAACAAAGAGCTGAGAAACAGG CTGATGCAGTATGAACCATCACCTGAAAATGGAGCAGCAGAGTGA